One stretch of Eupeodes corollae chromosome 2, idEupCoro1.1, whole genome shotgun sequence DNA includes these proteins:
- the LOC129947770 gene encoding protein boule isoform X3: MHKMAAPTGPAQLEAPLAAPKYGTLIPNRIFVGGISGDTTESELCRVFSAYGNVKSTKIIVDRAGVSKGYGFVTFETEQEAQRLQTEGESVVLRDRKLNIAPAIKKQSIVATNGAVYYTTTPPAPISNMPIDQFAAAVYPPVTDFSAAGVPTLYPPSMQYQPFYQYYSVPMNVPTIWPQNYQGIYPC, encoded by the exons ATGCATAAGATGGCAGCACCTACTGGGCCAGCCCAGCTCGAGGCACCACTGGCGGCGCCAAAGTACGGGACACTTATCCCGAATCGAATTTTTGTTGGTGGCATTAG tgGTGATACAACAGAATCAGAACTATGTCGTGTGTTTTCCGCCTATGGCAATGTCAAATCGACAAAGATCATCGTGGACCGAGCTGGAGTGAGCAAAGGATATGGCTTCGTAACCTTCGAAACGGAGCAAGAGGCTCAGAGACTACAAACTGAG GGTGAAAGTGTTGTGCTCAGAGACCGGAAGCTGAATATTGCCCCTGCAATTAAGAAGCAA tCAATCGTGGCAACGAATGGTGCTGTGTACTACACAACAACACCACCAGCTCCTATAAGCAATATGCCTATTGATCAATTTGCTGCAGCGGTTTACCCACCAg ttaCTGATTTTTCCGCAGCTGGTGTGCCAACTTTATACCCACCTTCAATGCAATATCAGCCGTTCTATCAATACTACAGCGTGCCAATG aatgtacCCACCATCTGGCCCCAAAACTATCAAG GCATTTATCCGTGTTAA
- the LOC129947770 gene encoding protein boule isoform X4: protein MHKMAAPTGPAQLEAPLAAPKYGTLIPNRIFVGGISGDTTESELCRVFSAYGNVKSTKIIVDRAGVSKGYGFVTFETEQEAQRLQTEGESVVLRDRKLNIAPAIKKQSIVATNGAVYYTTTPPAPISNMPIDQFAAAVYPPVTDFSAAGVPTLYPPSMQYQPFYQYYSVPMNVPTIWPQNYQGN from the exons ATGCATAAGATGGCAGCACCTACTGGGCCAGCCCAGCTCGAGGCACCACTGGCGGCGCCAAAGTACGGGACACTTATCCCGAATCGAATTTTTGTTGGTGGCATTAG tgGTGATACAACAGAATCAGAACTATGTCGTGTGTTTTCCGCCTATGGCAATGTCAAATCGACAAAGATCATCGTGGACCGAGCTGGAGTGAGCAAAGGATATGGCTTCGTAACCTTCGAAACGGAGCAAGAGGCTCAGAGACTACAAACTGAG GGTGAAAGTGTTGTGCTCAGAGACCGGAAGCTGAATATTGCCCCTGCAATTAAGAAGCAA tCAATCGTGGCAACGAATGGTGCTGTGTACTACACAACAACACCACCAGCTCCTATAAGCAATATGCCTATTGATCAATTTGCTGCAGCGGTTTACCCACCAg ttaCTGATTTTTCCGCAGCTGGTGTGCCAACTTTATACCCACCTTCAATGCAATATCAGCCGTTCTATCAATACTACAGCGTGCCAATG aatgtacCCACCATCTGGCCCCAAAACTATCAAGGTAATTGA
- the LOC129947770 gene encoding protein boule isoform X2, which produces MHKMAAPTGPAQLEAPLAAPKYGTLIPNRIFVGGISGDTTESELCRVFSAYGNVKSTKIIVDRAGVSKGYGFVTFETEQEAQRLQTEGESVVLRDRKLNIAPAIKKQSIVATNGAVYYTTTPPAPISNMPIDQFAAAVYPPAGVPTLYPPSMQYQPFYQYYSVPMNVPTIWPQNYQDLNNNEIECNPNVSAQIF; this is translated from the exons ATGCATAAGATGGCAGCACCTACTGGGCCAGCCCAGCTCGAGGCACCACTGGCGGCGCCAAAGTACGGGACACTTATCCCGAATCGAATTTTTGTTGGTGGCATTAG tgGTGATACAACAGAATCAGAACTATGTCGTGTGTTTTCCGCCTATGGCAATGTCAAATCGACAAAGATCATCGTGGACCGAGCTGGAGTGAGCAAAGGATATGGCTTCGTAACCTTCGAAACGGAGCAAGAGGCTCAGAGACTACAAACTGAG GGTGAAAGTGTTGTGCTCAGAGACCGGAAGCTGAATATTGCCCCTGCAATTAAGAAGCAA tCAATCGTGGCAACGAATGGTGCTGTGTACTACACAACAACACCACCAGCTCCTATAAGCAATATGCCTATTGATCAATTTGCTGCAGCGGTTTACCCACCAg CTGGTGTGCCAACTTTATACCCACCTTCAATGCAATATCAGCCGTTCTATCAATACTACAGCGTGCCAATG aatgtacCCACCATCTGGCCCCAAAACTATCAAG atttaaataataACGAAATCGAATGCAACCCCAATGTATccgctcaaattttttaa
- the LOC129947770 gene encoding protein boule isoform X5, translating into MHKMAAPTGPAQLEAPLAAPKYGTLIPNRIFVGGISGDTTESELCRVFSAYGNVKSTKIIVDRAGVSKGYGFVTFETEQEAQRLQTEGESVVLRDRKLNIAPAIKKQSIVATNGAVYYTTTPPAPISNMPIDQFAAAVYPPAGVPTLYPPSMQYQPFYQYYSVPMNVPTIWPQNYQGIYPC; encoded by the exons ATGCATAAGATGGCAGCACCTACTGGGCCAGCCCAGCTCGAGGCACCACTGGCGGCGCCAAAGTACGGGACACTTATCCCGAATCGAATTTTTGTTGGTGGCATTAG tgGTGATACAACAGAATCAGAACTATGTCGTGTGTTTTCCGCCTATGGCAATGTCAAATCGACAAAGATCATCGTGGACCGAGCTGGAGTGAGCAAAGGATATGGCTTCGTAACCTTCGAAACGGAGCAAGAGGCTCAGAGACTACAAACTGAG GGTGAAAGTGTTGTGCTCAGAGACCGGAAGCTGAATATTGCCCCTGCAATTAAGAAGCAA tCAATCGTGGCAACGAATGGTGCTGTGTACTACACAACAACACCACCAGCTCCTATAAGCAATATGCCTATTGATCAATTTGCTGCAGCGGTTTACCCACCAg CTGGTGTGCCAACTTTATACCCACCTTCAATGCAATATCAGCCGTTCTATCAATACTACAGCGTGCCAATG aatgtacCCACCATCTGGCCCCAAAACTATCAAG GCATTTATCCGTGTTAA
- the LOC129947770 gene encoding protein boule isoform X1: MHKMAAPTGPAQLEAPLAAPKYGTLIPNRIFVGGISGDTTESELCRVFSAYGNVKSTKIIVDRAGVSKGYGFVTFETEQEAQRLQTEGESVVLRDRKLNIAPAIKKQSIVATNGAVYYTTTPPAPISNMPIDQFAAAVYPPVTDFSAAGVPTLYPPSMQYQPFYQYYSVPMNVPTIWPQNYQDLNNNEIECNPNVSAQIF; this comes from the exons ATGCATAAGATGGCAGCACCTACTGGGCCAGCCCAGCTCGAGGCACCACTGGCGGCGCCAAAGTACGGGACACTTATCCCGAATCGAATTTTTGTTGGTGGCATTAG tgGTGATACAACAGAATCAGAACTATGTCGTGTGTTTTCCGCCTATGGCAATGTCAAATCGACAAAGATCATCGTGGACCGAGCTGGAGTGAGCAAAGGATATGGCTTCGTAACCTTCGAAACGGAGCAAGAGGCTCAGAGACTACAAACTGAG GGTGAAAGTGTTGTGCTCAGAGACCGGAAGCTGAATATTGCCCCTGCAATTAAGAAGCAA tCAATCGTGGCAACGAATGGTGCTGTGTACTACACAACAACACCACCAGCTCCTATAAGCAATATGCCTATTGATCAATTTGCTGCAGCGGTTTACCCACCAg ttaCTGATTTTTCCGCAGCTGGTGTGCCAACTTTATACCCACCTTCAATGCAATATCAGCCGTTCTATCAATACTACAGCGTGCCAATG aatgtacCCACCATCTGGCCCCAAAACTATCAAG atttaaataataACGAAATCGAATGCAACCCCAATGTATccgctcaaattttttaa
- the LOC129947770 gene encoding protein boule isoform X6: MHKMAAPTGPAQLEAPLAAPKYGTLIPNRIFVGGISGDTTESELCRVFSAYGNVKSTKIIVDRAGVSKGYGFVTFETEQEAQRLQTEGESVVLRDRKLNIAPAIKKQSIVATNGAVYYTTTPPAPISNMPIDQFAAAVYPPAGVPTLYPPSMQYQPFYQYYSVPMNVPTIWPQNYQGN; this comes from the exons ATGCATAAGATGGCAGCACCTACTGGGCCAGCCCAGCTCGAGGCACCACTGGCGGCGCCAAAGTACGGGACACTTATCCCGAATCGAATTTTTGTTGGTGGCATTAG tgGTGATACAACAGAATCAGAACTATGTCGTGTGTTTTCCGCCTATGGCAATGTCAAATCGACAAAGATCATCGTGGACCGAGCTGGAGTGAGCAAAGGATATGGCTTCGTAACCTTCGAAACGGAGCAAGAGGCTCAGAGACTACAAACTGAG GGTGAAAGTGTTGTGCTCAGAGACCGGAAGCTGAATATTGCCCCTGCAATTAAGAAGCAA tCAATCGTGGCAACGAATGGTGCTGTGTACTACACAACAACACCACCAGCTCCTATAAGCAATATGCCTATTGATCAATTTGCTGCAGCGGTTTACCCACCAg CTGGTGTGCCAACTTTATACCCACCTTCAATGCAATATCAGCCGTTCTATCAATACTACAGCGTGCCAATG aatgtacCCACCATCTGGCCCCAAAACTATCAAGGTAATTGA